The DNA segment CATCGGCGTCGCGCGTTAGTAGGAGTTTCCCACGGCCCTAGACATCCTCCTCAGGGACACGCCGACACGGACACGACCGGGGAGCCACGGCAGAGCTCGAAGTACGATGACAGCTGCGCGCTTTGCACTGCGGCCTTAAAGAGCACCTTTATGGCTTTATCCCCATGTACACCTGTAGTTGATTTGCTCGCCGCGGTTTCGTCGGCCTGGGCACGCCGGCCGCGCGCACGCCGATGAGGAACCGCGCGACGCCGGTGTATTTGTCGTTGTACGTGCATTGAGAAGATTGAGACGATGACGAGGGCAGGGGGGCTCAGTCAGTGGCCACCAGGACGAGGGCCACCGTCCCCGGGCGGATACGCAGAAGCAGCTCAGGTGCTCGAACTGCAGTCTGCACTTTGCAGTTGCATTATTCGGTCGAGGCGGGCGTTTGCAATGGTCGCTGTCGTCcgaggcgtcgtcgtcgtcgatgtcATTTCGCATTGCACCAAACCGTACTTGAGGAAGTGGAAGTAGGCGCACACGAACGTGGAGAAGGCGATAGACTTGGCCGTTGGTGCCGAGCAATCACGATTCGCGAATGTCACAGAACTCGATGGGCGAAGGTGGCGCGCGATGCGCCCCGGCGCGCGACGCGCGGGGCGTGGCAAGATGCTCAAGCGAAGGAGCATGCTGCACGCGACCCCGGCCGAGCGCCAAATGACGGATCGCAGCGACGAATACCCGCCCGCGCTATGGTAGTCGACCCACCGCTCCTCTTGGGTCTTGGCTCACGACGTTTGgcgaatttttttaaaaaaaacgagaATGATCCTTGGTTCTGGTACCACGCGGCACGTGGCAGGCGgatgtgtttggttgcctgcatgGTACTTGGcaggtgtgtttggttgcctcagtttatatttttcagtgaatttaaacaaacttaaaaaaaattaactagagAAAAGgttaaacaacttataatatgaaacggatggagtatttcttaattttttttcctcatagtttcaaaaaaaattgtttgccTCACACtcaattaatttcaatttaaatttgtcTTTAGGTTTCCAGCGAGACGTAGGTTGTTAATTTGAGGACAGTTAGGGGCGAATGTTTGTTTTCTATCGCATTTCCCATTTCATTTGCCTCAATTTGTATCTTCTATATTCACCCAACAATCCAACATTCCGAGCATCTTCAGATCAAAATAATCCTGTTTTTGTTGACGAGACAACCTTCTAATACCATGTAGGCGTTACGTAGGATGAATTCACCATAAGAACAAAGCTCTATGTGATAATTGAGGGAGGAATTATACCTGGATTAACTGTTGATGGAGCAAATTTAGACTCAAAAGGAGGTTACAGTTAAGGGAGGAGAACTGAACTTACACCTTCCTGAAACGTCTCCTGGCCTTCTCTTGCTTGAGCCCACGGGCCTTCTCTTGCTGGCTAATGCAGGGCAAGAGTTGCACGAGGATCCCCTCCCCGCACGGCAGGACGGCGAGAAGCCGAGAACCTCACAGCGCCGGCCGGAAACGCGGGCTtggctcgccgtcggcggcggtcggcggcgagaggcgaGAGGCGAGAGCGAGGGCGGTTTGCCGATTCCCGCGCCGCAGTTCCTCGAATCCCGAATTATCCCTTCTCGGCTTCTCCCAGCTCCACCACCGGATCCCTCTACTCTCCACGGGCGGAGAGCGCGCCGCGGGAGATTCCCGACGAGGGGATGGCCGGTCCGGCCGCGAGCGCGGTGCCTCTCCACGCAGGTCGCGGCCGCtcgcttcctctcccctttccttccctccctcgctatcagattttttttctttcactggGCCTCCCTAACCATCTCTTTTCTCCTCGATTCCTTTCGCTTGCAGGCTCGACTCCGCTTCCGAGGCGCAACCCGGCTGCAGTCCGCGGCCTGATGAGACCTCCGCTTCTGAtggttgtagtagtagtagtttctACGGCGCATCGTGGAACCCTAATGCGTTTTTCGCTATGCCGCTGGCTAATGCTGGAGCTGTTACAGGTGGCCAAGGCGCAGCCTTGCGTTCTTCGCCGGTTTACTCCGGCCAGCCGTCGGAAATGTGTGGCTGCGAGAAGCCATGGGCGTCAGGAGCTCCGCGCCGGCCAATACCAGCTTGATGACGATGAGCCGCTGTGGCTGGCAGTGGTCAGAGATATCACTTGGTGAGTGCAGGTTTTGCTGCCTTGTTTATGCTGTGTGCTGGTGCGATTGAGTTATGTTGCCTTCTGTTGTTAGGGGTCTGAGGAGCTTCCTGGCCTTCTTGGCTGAGCAGCCGAGGCAGCTAAAGCACCTGGAGTGGCCGGGTTTTCGCAACATGGTATGCCACTTGCACAGAGAGTTGATTTGTAGGTTTGGTTTGCCAGATATTGTTGTGAATATGTGGTCAAGTATGATATAATTTTGTGCCTCAAGTATGGTATAATTTTGTGCCTATTGTTATTTATAGTTCAGACAATTGGGCAAGGTAGGGTACTTGTGAGGTTCTGTTGGAATTTGTTGCATGTCTGGTGTAGGAAGATCTCCTAATGTATGATAGTGGAGTGAAACAGTAGGTTGATTGTAAGTTTGCAGTGTACCCTGTGTCTGTGTTAACAAGTTGATTAAAGCAAAGAAACCGTCAAGTGAATACCGATGCATATTTGTGGTGATTGTATTGCCTTAGGCtgttaaaattttcaagttGGTACATCATTCGAGGTTTCTTTCCTAGTATTAACTGTGCTTAACCAAAAAAGTTTATCATTTGCAGTTGAGGACAGCAACACTTACTCTTATACTTGTAGCCGTATTCATTGTTGCGCTGTCTTCTGTGGATGCTGCCCTTTGCTACATCCTATCCTGACTGCTTCGGAAATCAGCATAGTTTATGTGTATGCACCTGTTTCTCAATGTTTTACAACTTCATGTTCTATTGTACACTTGGGGGTTTAGAATGTACGCACATTATTCAATGtagtaattactccctccgtttcatattataagactttctagaaTTGTCCATCTTCATAtagatgtcaatgaatctaaacacatatatatgtctagattcattgacatatatatgaatgtgggcaatgttagaaagtcttataatatgaaacggaggaagtacttaggGAACATATTACTTGGAACATTATCTACAGCCAACATGGTCTCCTGAGTCTTCTTCATGATATTCAACTGAAGTTGTATAATCACGAATTTAAAGGGTTCAATTGTTGTTGCTGTATCCCATTAGACGAAGCAATTACTAGTAGTATTTCAGTTTGTCTGACTCGTTGCTGCTCACCCAAGTTGATGTGTTCCCATTGTCATGTTGATGACTGATATGTAATTCATTGAACAGCAGGGAATATTTGCTTATTGTTGGAGTCTGATTGACTGATTGGGAAGGATAAAAGCAGCAGTCCAGCAGTAATTTTCAAGCTCTATTTGTTGATTGTTCATGGGCTGACACTGCAAAGTTACTATGGAGGAGTAAATGATTTTTTTGCGGGCTGGAGCTAGTGTCCTAATGTAGATGGTTATTGTCCCAGAGTACCTTGTCATCCTGAGAGGGTCGAAAGAAATTTAAGAAATGTTGTGCAGCTGATATTAATTTATGTAGTTGCTTACTATAGCAAGTTAATGCAAATCATTTTGGTTAAGGAAAGAAGATGCAGTGGGTTTCCCAGtcacttattttctttttgttatataAACAGCGGGTCAGCGGTATTTGGTTGTCATGACTCATGATTAAACAGAAACAAACTCATCTTCAGTGGTTTGTAAATTACTATGGGCAAGCAAATTgccaaataattttatttcgaGCTTGCTGTGCAGAAGGTGTGTTGCAGAATTAATTGATGGCCGAATGGAATTGTGGAATTAATGAAAACATGTCGATTATTGTCGAGACATGTTATAAAACCTTAACCGAAAGTCCCATTTGCTGGTTTATGTGTGTGCATCTTCtgtggaataaaaaaaaaaatgtttatgttTGATAGGCTTTGTATATAAGATAACATTGGTATATGGTATACTATCTGAAAATTATTTCCTTTATTACAAGTTTGTTCATCTCCCCAGTGCACTTCAATTGGATGGAGATCAGGGGGGGGGGATGACAGGACAAGACGAATATGGACATTGAGTGTGATCGGTGACGAAGCTATCGGTTCGCCGGTGTTCATCTTCCTCCAGGTTCTCTCTCTTTCAGAATCTTATCTTTCGTGGGGTTGTCTCAGTTGGGGTTCTTGAGTAATTGCTATAACAATTATATCCCTGTTATTTCAGTCTCTTTACATAATTTCAAAGATTTTGCTTACCAAAGTAAGCAAACAATTATGGATATTAGTTGTGCATGATATTTCATTCCGTTGCATCTGTTAAATCCTATTCTCTAAGAAAACTCATCCGGATCTAATTGATTTCATACCTGCTGCTCACAACACAAATGTTCAGAATgcccataatataaagggtgGATGAATAGAAGTTAATGCTGCAAAGTAGAATCTGTAGATAGGTTTCAAGCTAGTTGTGCATGGTTGCAACACATAAGTATATAATTAGACAAGCCAATCACATAAATATATTATACAGGTGACTGACCCCCAACCAAAACCACTTCCTGTATCTTTCACCTAACCGTCAATCTACAAAGCCCTCAACTCAAAACATCAACTCCAAACCCAAACCAAGTCATCCATTCCAGTGCTTACAAGTCAATACCAGCAGACAAGCTAGATACAATACATCAGTAATGTACATACAAATGCGAGAAACTCATAGAATAGTGCTCCATTAACAGGTGATTACTTGGCAATAAGACCAATAAATTGACCTGCCAGATGAAATAACATACACATTATTGCCATTTGTAACAGTAATGTTCCTTGATTGTAAGAAATAATGCACCTTTTCAGTTGCAACTGAATTGTGTGTAATAGTCTATTATTGAAAGAAGTAAGGCATCAGAAGATCGAAATATTACCAGAAAAGGTACTGAATTTATCCCAAAGAAGGGGATTCTGGTTCAGAACCACTAATGGATGTGAAAGTGGATAGCGAGTCGTCACCGAAGTTCAATTGAGTAGCTGATAGCCTCCTTGAATCACTAAAGTATCTATTATAGTGACCAGAACACGATCTGGGTGTCAAAAGCTCAGGAGTAGCACCACCAAGAGATGATCTCCGGGGATTTGGAGTCATTAGTCCACTGGTAGTTCCACTTGAACTGTACCCATTTGTCCTTCTATTTAAGCTGACTGCCCTTTTTGGGCTTCCTTTAGATCCAAAAATAGCTTCTTTCTCTTTGAGTAGGATGCTCTCCAACTTCTTCTGGTCCTGCAACAGTGCAAAAATAATGTTAAAAGGCTCAATATTTCTTTTGAATCAGTATAATTGTTTTGGTAACAAAACTCTACCCGGTATCGCCTCTTTTCCTCCTCCTTCTGCTCTCTGTTTAGTCTGTATTCTTCTAGAACAGATATTAGACGCCCCTGTCAAAATTGAGTGTGTCAGCATATCGTGAAAATAACTACTTGTCTATACACTACTGTCTTATAATGTATACATACCCCATCATAGAGGAAGGGCTTGTTTCTTGCATTTTCCCAAGCAAATGTTCGATTTATCAGGTTATCTACCATAGCTGCAAAATAAATATCAGGTTAGCTACCATAGctgcaaaataaatatatatgggCCATACATTGGAATAGCTGAGCAGTGCAAATAATTATCCAGCAACCACTACATACCTGGGATTTTGGTGACTAAAATCCGTGCCTTCTCTGCCCTTCTAAGGTTTATGTGAGCACCCCTTCCAGCACTGTACCTCTTTGAGTCCTGCAAGATATATAATGCCATTTTTCAAGACTTCGAAACACGGGTTTCTCTGAGAAATAAACATGTGTAGGCCCATGGAAGCATTTGGAGGATTtaactctaaaaaaaaaaatcagctctGAAAACCTGGTTGTATTCTTCGAGCCAAGCTTCTTCATCACAAGCAGAAATCCATTTATTTATCCTGTCCATGATATCTTTTCTGCTAAGGGATTCTTCTTTTGCTTTTAATATTTGCGATTCAAGCTTTGCCAGAAGCTCAGAAGGGTCAATCATGCCTGGATGGAACATGCACAAGAAAATTACAACTTATATACAATAGTAACAAGTGAACTTAGCAGCAGCAAGATACATAGCATAGTACCAGAGTCAATCATTTCATTAGTTTGCTCAGGGGCTGTACTGGCATCAGGTTCTATGTGTGCAGATCTGCATATCTCTTCTAACTCTGACCTTTTCTTCATGAAAATTTCTTTCAATCTTCTAGCTTTAAGTTTTGTTAACCTCTCAACCTCAGCACCCATCTGCATGATAATTTAAATATGAAGCTGTTAAAAGGATGAAGGTTAGCTGTAAACAAAGTAGAAATTAGAACAAGGCAAACTGGTAAAATACCTTTTCAATTGTTTCCTGTGAGAGAACCCCGGGGGATAAGATTTCCTCTTCCGATGATATGAGAACACTAAGTACTCTGTTAAATTGTCTTCTCTCTTCTTGAGGGGAGTCCATTAACTTCCAGAGTTTACACAATGATTCCATTGTCTCTCTCATCTATAAGGAATTGTCGTTGGACAATATGTTATGAATAATTAACAAATAGCACAAAACCATGAAGAAAAGAGCCTTGAGATTACCTTATCGATTCTAGATCTCTGTTCTGCTTTTAGATTTGATATTGTATTAGCAAGGCCTTCCAGTGTGCTGTTGCTGATGTTTGTGGATT comes from the Oryza glaberrima chromosome 9, OglaRS2, whole genome shotgun sequence genome and includes:
- the LOC127784394 gene encoding LOW QUALITY PROTEIN: uncharacterized protein LOC127784394 (The sequence of the model RefSeq protein was modified relative to this genomic sequence to represent the inferred CDS: deleted 1 base in 1 codon) — encoded protein: MQGKSCTRIPSPHGRTARSREPHSAGRKRGLGSPSAAVGARGERRERGRFADSRAAVPRIPNYPFSASPSSTTGSLYSPRAESAPREIPDEGMAGPAASAVPLHAGSTPLPRRNPAAVRGLMRPPLLMVAKAQPCVLRRFTPASRRKCVAARSHGRQELRAGQYQLDDDEPLWLAVVRDITWGLRSFLAFLAEQPRQLKHLEWPGFRNMLRTATLTLILVAVFIVALSSVDAALCYILS
- the LOC127784393 gene encoding 65-kDa microtubule-associated protein 6-like, coding for MMGVGGSLGMEATNCGALLRELQQIWAEVGESEGEKNKVLSEIERECLEVYRRKVDDANRTRVQLHQSVATKEAEVASLVAALGEHKLYLKKDKSVVPLKEQLAAVVPVLENLKGKKEERLKQFSDIQSQIEKIRSELSEYSDGDDKANSLIVDENDLSTRKLNNYQAQLHALQKEKSDRLHKVLEYVNEVHCLCGVLGIDFGKTVNGIHPSLHQNGLEQSTNISNSTLEGLANTISNLKAEQRSRIDKMRETMESLCKLWKLMDSPQEERRQFNRVLSVLISSEEEILSPGVLSQETIEKMGAEVERLTKLKARRLKEIFMKKRSELEEICRSAHIEPDASTAPEQTNEMIDSGMIDPSELLAKLESQILKAKEESLSRKDIMDRINKWISACDEEAWLEEYNQDSKRYSAGRGAHINLRRAEKARILVTKIPAMVDNLINRTFAWENARNKPFLYDGGRLISVLEEYRLNREQKEEEKRRYRDQKKLESILLKEKEAIFGSKGSPKRAVSLNRRTNGYSSSGTTSGLMTPNPRRSSLGGATPELLTPRSCSGHYNRYFSDSRRLSATQLNFGDDSLSTFTSISGSEPESPSLG